A single window of Coffea eugenioides isolate CCC68of chromosome 7, Ceug_1.0, whole genome shotgun sequence DNA harbors:
- the LOC113778088 gene encoding protein SCAI homolog isoform X2: MAGESSSGGNTVARTFKALVENAERKFARVRDAPTYARGPYSHYFHSVFKSYMRLWKYQQENRAELIGSGLQRWEIGEIASRIGQLYFNQYMRTSEARFLIEAYVFYEAILHRKYFDEGSKKDKGVRFKELRFYARFLMVSLILNRTEMVKLLVDKFKALVDDSRSTFPDTTNFKEWKLVLQEILRFTKADTSLINVRPLRFCSLFDSYPSSLPYVARFHAKKVLKFREALLTSYHKHEVKFAELTLDTFRMLQCLEWEPSGSFYEKHQVESQENGALADHSAASGLININLAADMTDPSLPPNPKKSILHRSSVTQLIAVIATICEELPPDSVMLLYLSATGNAGHGSASSSESSGSSRKSSKSNHGYHEKSSYLRDNHINGMGDSSHFFESCLWLGPSRDGGPNNLYPGDIIPFTRRPIFLIVDSDNSHAFKVLHGAERGETPALFLSPLRPSFKNPADSDTMHFGSQFTLFLTAPFQAFCQLVGFTLSDDDVVGCPY; this comes from the exons ATGGCAGGGGAGTCTTCATCAGGAGGTAATACCGTCGCGAGGACGTTCAAAGCATTAGTTGAAAATGCCGAGAGAAAATTCGCGCGTGTGCGCGACGCTCCGACGTACGCGCGTGGGCCGTATAGTCACTACTTCCACAGTGTGTTTAAGTCGTACATGAGGTTATGGAAGTACCAGCAGGAGAACCGGGCGGAGCTAATCGGGTCGGGGCTCCAGAGGTGGGAGATCGGGGAGATTGCGTCTCGGATCGGCCAATTGTATTTTAATCAGTACATGAGAACGAGTGAAGCGAGGTTTTTGATCGAGGCGTACGTGTTTTACGAGGCGATTTTGCATCGGAAGTACTTCGATGAAGGTTCCAAGAAGGATAAAGGAGTTAGATTTAAGGAGTTGAGGTTTTATGCGAGGTTTTTGATGGTTTCGTTGATTTTGAACCGGACGGAAATGGTTAAATTGCTTGTTGATAAGTTTAAAGCTCTTGTCGATGATAGTAGATCCACTTTTCCG GATACTACGAACTTCAAAGAATGGAAGCTGGTTTTGCAAGAGATTCTTCGATTTACCAAAGCTGATACATCCCTCATAAATGTTCGACCTTTACGGTTCTGTTCCTTATTTGATTCATATCCATCCTCTCTTCCTTATGTTGCCCGCTTTCATGCTAAGAAGGTATTAAAGTTTCGAGAAGCTCTACTAACAAGCTATCACAAACATGAG GTCAAATTTGCAGAACTTACTCTGGACACTTTTAGAATGCTTCAGTGTTTGGAATGGGAACCTAGTGGGTCTTTCTATGAGAAGCATCAAGTTGAATCACAAGAGAACGGTGCTTTGGCTGATCACTCTGCTGCTTCAGGACTCATCAATATAAACCTGGCTGCTGATATGACGGATCCATCATTGCCACCAAACCCGAAGAAGTCTATACTTCACCGCTCTTCTGTCACACAATTGATAGCA GTTATTGCTACCATTTGTGAAGAGCTACCACCAGATAGTGTCATGCTATTGTACCTGTCAGCTACAG GGAATGCAGGTCATGGTAGTGCTTCATCCAGCGAAAGCTCAGGAAGTTCAAGGAAATCTTCAAAGTCTAACCACGGTTACCATGAAAAGAGTAGCTATCTGCGAGATAACCATATTAATGGCATGGGCGACTCAAGTCACTTTTTTGAAAGTTGTTTGTGGTTAGGTCCTAGCAGAGATGGAG GTCCAAATAACCTGTATCCTGGTGATATAATTCCTTTTACAAGAAGGCCTATTTTCTTGATCGTAGATAGTGACAACAGCCATGCATTCAAG GTTCTACATGGAGCAGAAAGAGGAGAAACACCTGCTTTATTCCTTTCTCCCCTGAGACCATCATTTAAGAACCCAGCTGACAGTGACACAATGCATTTTGGAAGCCAGTTCACCTTGTTTCTAACTGCTCCTTTTCAGGCTTTCTGCCAATTAGTTGGGTTCACCTTATCAGATGATGATGTGGTGG GATGTCCGTACTGA
- the LOC113778088 gene encoding protein SCAI isoform X3 has protein sequence MAGESSSGGNTVARTFKALVENAERKFARVRDAPTYARGPYSHYFHSVFKSYMRLWKYQQENRAELIGSGLQRWEIGEIASRIGQLYFNQYMRTSEARFLIEAYVFYEAILHRKYFDEGSKKDKGVRFKELRFYARFLMVSLILNRTEMVKLLVDKFKALVDDSRSTFPDTTNFKEWKLVLQEILRFTKADTSLINVRPLRFCSLFDSYPSSLPYVARFHAKKVLKFREALLTSYHKHEVKFAELTLDTFRMLQCLEWEPSGSFYEKHQVESQENGALADHSAASGLININLAADMTDPSLPPNPKKSILHRSSVTQLIAVIATICEELPPDSVMLLYLSATGNAGHGSASSSESSGSSRKSSKSNHGYHEKSSYLRDNHINGMGDSSHFFESCLWLGPSRDGGPNNLYPGDIIPFTRRPIFLIVDSDNSHAFKAGSTWSRKRRNTCFIPFSPETII, from the exons ATGGCAGGGGAGTCTTCATCAGGAGGTAATACCGTCGCGAGGACGTTCAAAGCATTAGTTGAAAATGCCGAGAGAAAATTCGCGCGTGTGCGCGACGCTCCGACGTACGCGCGTGGGCCGTATAGTCACTACTTCCACAGTGTGTTTAAGTCGTACATGAGGTTATGGAAGTACCAGCAGGAGAACCGGGCGGAGCTAATCGGGTCGGGGCTCCAGAGGTGGGAGATCGGGGAGATTGCGTCTCGGATCGGCCAATTGTATTTTAATCAGTACATGAGAACGAGTGAAGCGAGGTTTTTGATCGAGGCGTACGTGTTTTACGAGGCGATTTTGCATCGGAAGTACTTCGATGAAGGTTCCAAGAAGGATAAAGGAGTTAGATTTAAGGAGTTGAGGTTTTATGCGAGGTTTTTGATGGTTTCGTTGATTTTGAACCGGACGGAAATGGTTAAATTGCTTGTTGATAAGTTTAAAGCTCTTGTCGATGATAGTAGATCCACTTTTCCG GATACTACGAACTTCAAAGAATGGAAGCTGGTTTTGCAAGAGATTCTTCGATTTACCAAAGCTGATACATCCCTCATAAATGTTCGACCTTTACGGTTCTGTTCCTTATTTGATTCATATCCATCCTCTCTTCCTTATGTTGCCCGCTTTCATGCTAAGAAGGTATTAAAGTTTCGAGAAGCTCTACTAACAAGCTATCACAAACATGAG GTCAAATTTGCAGAACTTACTCTGGACACTTTTAGAATGCTTCAGTGTTTGGAATGGGAACCTAGTGGGTCTTTCTATGAGAAGCATCAAGTTGAATCACAAGAGAACGGTGCTTTGGCTGATCACTCTGCTGCTTCAGGACTCATCAATATAAACCTGGCTGCTGATATGACGGATCCATCATTGCCACCAAACCCGAAGAAGTCTATACTTCACCGCTCTTCTGTCACACAATTGATAGCA GTTATTGCTACCATTTGTGAAGAGCTACCACCAGATAGTGTCATGCTATTGTACCTGTCAGCTACAG GGAATGCAGGTCATGGTAGTGCTTCATCCAGCGAAAGCTCAGGAAGTTCAAGGAAATCTTCAAAGTCTAACCACGGTTACCATGAAAAGAGTAGCTATCTGCGAGATAACCATATTAATGGCATGGGCGACTCAAGTCACTTTTTTGAAAGTTGTTTGTGGTTAGGTCCTAGCAGAGATGGAG GTCCAAATAACCTGTATCCTGGTGATATAATTCCTTTTACAAGAAGGCCTATTTTCTTGATCGTAGATAGTGACAACAGCCATGCATTCAAGGCAG GTTCTACATGGAGCAGAAAGAGGAGAAACACCTGCTTTATTCCTTTCTCCCCTGAGACCATCATTTAA